The following DNA comes from Brassica oleracea var. oleracea cultivar TO1000 chromosome C5, BOL, whole genome shotgun sequence.
TTGTTGACGCCTCGAGCTGGTCATGTTACTGTTTCACTTGGGAGAAACTTGTATGTGTTTGGAGGGTTTACAGATGCTCAGAATCTTTACGATGATCTCTTTGTGCTTGATGTCGGTATGTAAACTGATAAAAACTATTCAGTACCAAAGTTTAATACTTGCGAGGAAGATTGGCTTTGTTGAGGCAAATGTTTTTTTTTTTGAATGAACCATTGTATCAACTTCTATGAGAAAAGGCTTTCCAAAGTATATCATTGTCTTATTGGTTTCTGTGTCGCTGAGATCTTATAGCATATTCACTTCTTTTTCGTTCTTACTTGTAGAAACGGGTGTGTGGTCAAAGGTTCTCACCATGGGAGAAGGACCATCTGCTAGATTCTCTTCTGCAGGGGCTTGTTTAGATCCTCATAAAGCGGGATTTCTCGTCTTTGTTGGTGGCTGCAATGAAAGTCTTGAGGCACTGGATGACATGTTCTACTTGCACACAGGTTTCAACAAATCTCTGTTCAACTTGCAAATTGCCAAAACTCCAGGCGTTTCCTTTCTAAACTTTTATTCTTTCTTTTTTTTTGGTTGATAGGACTTCGATATGATGCAAGGCTTGATCAGAGTGTAGGCAGCATGTCTCTAAAGAAGCAACTGAAGCTGAAATGCCAAGAACAAAGTCATGCAAATCCCTTATACGATAATTCTCTTGTCAGAAACAATATGGAGCATCAAGGTGTGTTTAAAGCAAACTAGTCAAGATTAAATTGAAACATTGAAAGGTATCATTTATCTGTAGCGGGATATCACAAGCCTGTTTGTGATTGCTTTTATTGTAGGAAGAGGGAACTTCGGTTTGAACACTGGCCAATTTGATCAAGGAAAGATGATGTTTCACGCCAGGGTCACCGAGACATTCCCAGTTGGTTATAGTATTGAAACAATGATAGATGGAAAATTGCTTCGTGGCGTTTTGTTTTCAACTAAGCAGAGCTCCGTTGTGGCGGCTGATCCAAGCTTTAGTAGGCGAGTGCTTATATTAGTTTCTTACTTTTGAGGTTTTATCAGTTGGTTGTTTTTTTTCCTGAAGAATTCTCTTTCTTTGTTGTACAGAAAGAGGCCAGCTATGTCGAATGGGGATCAGGCTAACACATCAAAGATACCAAGAACTTTGAGCAAGGATCAAACTGTTGCAACTGAAGTCAAAGATCCTCCTTCAAACGGAGTTGAGGGTGGTATTGGTCTCATCAACCCTCTGGATGTTAACATAAACACAGCGGCCGTGGCACCTCAGCTCGATATGGTGATTTTAATACTATTTCTCTCTTGAGATGCCTGATTATGCGTTTTACTTAATGGAAAACACTGAAAATCTGTGTGCAGGGCACTGTGAATGCAGTAAACCCATCTTCAGTTGCTCAAACAGATGAAGCTTCTTTAGAATCTAGAAATGCCGTATCGATTGATGTTGAAGCTACCAAGACCGGACCTGGAGAGACATAGGTACAGAAAAAACAAAGGTGGGCTTTTAAGTCCTTGTGATTGAACCACTAGTTTACGCAACAACAGGTGAATCCATTGCATCTATGTCTAAATCTGTTCCTTTGAACAATATCTTTGCAGATCAGAGATTGAGTGCGTTACAGAGGAACAAGGACAGCTAGAAGCATCATTTATTTTCTTCTTCTGTACATTAGGCTGAAGATAGGATGGGTTTAATTTAGAATCGAAGTTAGGTTCGGTGATGATGAGGGCAAAGCTAACTAACTCTGAGTTAGTTCTTTTTTGTTGTTGTCTTTCTTCTGCTGGAGCTCTGCAATTTCTCTGTTTCATCTTCTTTTTTTGTTTTTGTTTATTTTCAACTTGCAAGCAATGTAAAAACTTTGCAATATCTTTGTCAAGTTCTGTCTTAATACATACAATGTGGATCAAGGAATTGATTCACAAGAAACTGGAGATCT
Coding sequences within:
- the LOC106344040 gene encoding tip elongation aberrant protein 1 → MRWERVRQQQVGLGESSCYGGPGKRWGHTCNAIKGGSFLYVFGGYGKDNCQTNQVHVFDSAKQIWSQPIISGTPPPPRDSHTCTTVGDNLLVFGGTDGTKPLNDLYILDTSSHTWKCQSVRGEGPEAREGHSATLVGKRLFVFGGCGKSSDINDEIYYNDLYVLNTETYVWKRAVTIGNPPSARDSHTCSSWKNKIVVIGGEDGHDYYLSDVHILDTDTFVWKELNTSGQLLTPRAGHVTVSLGRNLYVFGGFTDAQNLYDDLFVLDVETGVWSKVLTMGEGPSARFSSAGACLDPHKAGFLVFVGGCNESLEALDDMFYLHTGLRYDARLDQSVGSMSLKKQLKLKCQEQSHANPLYDNSLVRNNMEHQGRGNFGLNTGQFDQGKMMFHARVTETFPVGYSIETMIDGKLLRGVLFSTKQSSVVAADPSFSRKRPAMSNGDQANTSKIPRTLSKDQTVATEVKDPPSNGVEGGIGLINPLDVNINTAAVAPQLDMGTVNAVNPSSVAQTDEASLESRNAVSIDVEATKTGPGET